The following are encoded together in the Lagopus muta isolate bLagMut1 chromosome 7, bLagMut1 primary, whole genome shotgun sequence genome:
- the LOC125696030 gene encoding C-C chemokine receptor type 5-like, whose product MENYTTDLGDMDVTTMIDYGDSAPCMGTEEKHFAANFLPPLYSLVVIFGFIGNILVILILVKYKKLKSMTDIYLLNLAISDLLFIFSLPFWAYYAAHDWIFGEALCRILSGIYLLGFYSGIFFIILLTIDRYLAIVHAVFALKARTVTYGILTSIVTWAVALFASVPGIVFHKTQQENKRCTCSAHYPQERRDEWKQFLALKMNILGLVIPMIIMICSYTQIIKTLLQCRNEKKNKAVRLIFIIMIVYFFFWAPYNICILLRDFQDSFSFTSCETSGQLHKATQVTETISMIHCCINPVIYAFAGEKFRKYLRSFFRKQIASHFSKYCPVFYADTAERASSTYTQSTGEQEVSAAL is encoded by the coding sequence ATGGAAAACTATACCACTGACCTAGGTGACATGGATGTAACAACAATGATTGACTATGGTGATTCAGCACCATGCATGGGAACTGAGGAAAAGCACTTTGCAGCAAATTTTCTGCCACCGCTTTACTCATTGGTGGTGATATTTGGCTTCATAGGCAACATTCTTGTTATCCTTATCCTGGTAAAATACAAGAAGTTGAAGAGTATGACTGACATCTACCTGCTCAATCTGGCCatttctgatttgctttttatattttctcttcctttttggGCTTATTATGCTGCTCACGACTGGATTTTTGGAGAAGCGCTGTGCCGGATCCTCTCAGGCATTTACCTCCTTGGCTTCTACAGCGGCATCTTTTTCATAATCCTGCTGACCATAGACAGGTATCTGGCCATAGTTCACGCAGTGTTTGCTTTAAAAGCTAGGACAGTTACCTACGGCATCCTCACCAGCATTGTCACGTGGGCTGTTGCTCTTTTTGCCTCTGTTCCTGGGATAGTATTTCACAAAACTCAACAGGAGAACAAACGGTGTACATGCAGCGCTCATTATCCGCAGGAGCGGAGAGATGAATGGAAGCAATTCCTGGCCTTAAAGATGAACATCCTAGGACTTGTTATTCCTATGATAATTATGATCTGCAGCTACACACAAATCATAAAGACATTGCTCCAATGtaggaatgagaagaaaaataaagccgTCAGGCTTATATTTATCATCATGAttgtatacttttttttctgggcacCATATAACATTTGTATTCTCTTGCGTGATTTTCaagattcattttctttcactagTTGTGAAACCAGTGGTCAACTGCACAAAGCAACCCAAGTGACCGAAACAATTTCAATGATCCATTGCTGTATCAATCCTGTCATTTATGCCTTTGCTGGAGAAAAGTTTAGGAAGTATCTTCGTAGCTTTTTCCGAAAGCAAATTGCATCCCACTTCTCTAAATATTGCCCAGTTTTCTATGCCGACACAGCTGAACGGGCCAGCTCCACCTACACACAGTCCACTGGAGAGCAAGAAGTTTCTGCTGCACTGTAG